The Henckelia pumila isolate YLH828 chromosome 2, ASM3356847v2, whole genome shotgun sequence genome includes a window with the following:
- the LOC140884891 gene encoding protein SMALL AUXIN UP-REGULATED RNA 51-like has product MRRGFLIKRHLSTLFRLFFRRNRSPEAYLRLNPIETEASEAVSGLIGWTRHLRTKALAMVSRNDHHAGRGYIRVGGDPVLEKPVKVPKGHVAVYVGQQDGDSQRMLVPLVYINHPLFVDLLKESEKEYGFNHPGGITIPCRISEFERVQTRIKAFQCTRKLQIRKISKRSLMG; this is encoded by the coding sequence ATGAGACGTGGTTTCTTGATCAAACGCCATCTAAGCACGCTTTTCCGGCTGTTCTTCCGGAGAAACCGCTCGCCGGAAGCGTACCTCCGACTAAACCCGATCGAAACCGAAGCGTCCGAGGCCGTTTCAGGGCTCATCGGCTGGACACGGCACCTGAGAACAAAAGCGCTGGCAATGGTATCAAGAAATGATCATCATGCGGGTCGAGGATATATCCGGGTCGGTGGAGACCCGGTTTTGGAGAAACCCGTGAAGGTCCCTAAAGGGCATGTTGCGGTTTACGTGGGTCAACAGGATGGGGATTCTCAGAGGATGTTGGTTCCCCTAGTGTATATCAATCACCCTTTGTTTGTGGATTTGCTCAAAGAGTCCGAAAAGGAATACGGGTTCAATCATCCGGGTGGGATCACGATACCTTGTCGGATCTCGGAGTTTGAGCGTGTCCAGACCCGGATCAAGGCGTTTCAGTGTACCCGGAAGTTGCAGATTCGGAAGATATCCAAAAGAAGTTTAATGGGTTAA